A window of Maioricimonas rarisocia genomic DNA:
TGGACGCGTCAGCCGTTGCCGATGGAGCCCGAGCATGAACAGGCCCTGGCCGAGTTCAAGAAGCAGAAGGACGCGCTGCAGGCTCAGGTCAAGGAGGCGAAGGACGCGTTGAAGCTGGCGGAGGCGAAGGCGGCAGAGACCTCGGCCCGGCGGCTGGGCGTGCTCGTCGATGATGCTGCTGCCGTGAAGACCGGCGACTGGAAGCCGTCGACGTACTCCCCCAACTTTATCGGCAAGGGGTACGTGCACGACGCGAAGCAGGACAAGGGTGAGAAGGAGATCCGCTTCGAGGCGACGCTGCCGGAGGCGGGGGAATACGAGGTGCGGTTCGCCTTCCCCGGTTCGTCCGGTCGAGACAGCAGTGTGCCGGTGCGTGTCGAGCATGCCGACGGCGTGGCGGAGCTGACGGTCGACCAGTCGAAGACGGCACCGATCGAGCGAATGTTTCTGTCACTGGGGCGTTACCGCTTTGAGGCGGGAGAGAAGGGGGCGGTGATCGTCTCCAACGCCGGCACGACCGATTACGTCGTTGCCGATGCGGCTCACTTCCTTCCCGTTGCGGCCCTGGAAGAGCTGGCGAAGGATGGCGAGGCGGCCACCGAGGCTCAGCAGGCACTCGCCGATGCCACCAAAGCGGTGAAGGATCTCGAGGCCGAACTGAAAGAGCTGGAGAAGATGGCTCCACCGCCGGCACCGCGGGCTCTGGCTGTGCGGGAGCACGAAGAGATTGGCGACTGTGAGATCTGCATCCGGGGGGATCATCACAACCCTGGTCCGGTGGCTCCGCGGGGATTCCTGCAGGTCGCGCTGTTCGACGAGCCGCCGCAGTTTCCCGAGAGTCAGAGCGGCCGCCGCGAACTGGCCGACTGGGTCGCCGACGACCGCAACCCGCTTACGGCCCGCGTGATCGTCAACCGGGTCTGGAAGCATCTGATTGGTGAAGGGATCGTTCGCAGCGTCGACAACTTCGGCGAACTGGGAGACCGGCCGTCGCATCCGGAACTGCTCGACCGGCTCGCCATTGAGTTCATGGAGCGGGGCTGGTCGATCAAGTGGCTGGTAAGGCAGATTGCCCTGAGCCGGGTGTATCAGCAGGATTCGACGCACCGCGACGACGCCTGGAATCGCGATCCGGACAACCGGCTGCTGTGGCGGGCCCATCGCCGTCGCGTCACCGCCGAGTCACTGCGGGACTCGATGCTCGCGATCGCGGGGAAGCTGGATGCGGCACCGGGTGGCCCGCCGGTCGACAACCTCGGCACGCTGGTGACGCAGAACCGTGCGGACGACAAAGGGTATGAGCAGGGTCAGTCCGTCAGTCGCACGATCTATCTGCCGATCATCCGGAACGAACTTCCGGCACTGCTGACGGCGTTCGATTTCGCCGATCCGGATTTCGTCACCGGCAGCCGGTCTACGACGACGGTTCCCGCCCAGGCACTGCTGATGCTGAACAGTCCGTTCGTGCGAGACCGGGCGGCCGAGACGGCTGAGAGGATTCTGTCCGGCGAAGCGGCGGATGGCTATCAGCGGATCGACACGGCGTACCGTCTGGTCCTGAGCCGTTCTGCACAGCCGCACGAGATTGAGCGGGCACTGGCATTCGTCGAACGGGACTTCAGCACGGCGGGTGACGCGGCCGCGACCGAGAGCGAAGCGTGGACGCAGTTCGTGCAGGCGCTGTTTGCGACAACCGAGTTCCGGATGCTGGACTGACGCAGGCATTGTACAGTCAACCAACTGGCAGAAACTAACTGGCCGGGTCTTATAAAGCGATAAGTCCATGTTCAATCAGTTTGAGACATCGCGGCGTGCGTGGATGAAGCATGCCCTGGCAGGGCTGGGGGGACTGGCGGTCACCGAGTGGCTCAACGCTCCTGCAACGGCAGGGAGTCCGCTCGAGCCGCGGGCTCCGCATCATACTCCCCGGGCCCGGCGGGTGATCTTTCTGTTCATGCACGGCGGGCCGAGCCAGGTCGACACGTTCGACTACAAGCCGATGCTGCAGAAGAAGGACGGTGAGCAGCTGCCGTTCGAGCAGCCGCCCAACCTCGACGCCAAGCCGGTGCTGATGAAGTCGCCGTGGAAGTTTGCCCGGCACGGCGAGAGCGGCCTGTGGGTTTCGGAGCTGTTTCCCCACGTGGCCCGTCACATCGACGACCTGTGCGTGATCCGTTCGATGCACAGCAAGGGGACATCGCACGGTCAGGCGGTCTCGATGCTGCACACCGGCAGCGACAACCTGGTCCGCCCGTCGGTCGGAGCATGGGTTTCGTACGGGCTGGGGACCGAGAACGACAATCTGCCGTCGTTTGTCTCGGTGGCTCCTTCGAGCGGACATGGTGGTCCCCGCAATTACGGCGCGGCGTTTCTGCCGGCGATTCACCAGGCGACGACCATCGGCCGACAGGGGAAGCTGGGGGACCCGCGGATCGATCATCTGGGGAACGAATCGCTGAGCGTCGAAGAGCAGCGGGCCCAGCTCGAGCTGCTGCAGGAGATGAACCGGGATCACCTTCAGCGGGCCGGTCGCGATGCCCGGATCCAGGGAGCCATCGAGTCTTACGAACTGGCCTTCCGGATGCAGCGGTCCGCTCCCGATGTGCTCGATCTCTCCCATGAGAGCGATGCGGTTCAGAAGCTGTACGGCATCGGCGAGAAGAAGACGGACAACTTCGGCCGGCAGTGCCTGCTGGCGCGGCGGCTCGTCGAAGCGGGCGTGCGGTTCGTCGAACTTTCCACCGGCAACGTGTGGGATCAGCATGGGAGCCTGAAGTCGGGGCACGAACGGAACTCGCTGGCCGTCGACCGTCCCATTGCCGGGCTGCTCACCGATCTGAAAGCCCGCGGCATGCTCGACGACACGCTGGTCGTGTGGGGCGGCGAGTTCGGCCGCACGCCGATCGTCCAGGGGAGCAACGGCCGGGACCACAATCCGCAGGGGTTCTGCGTCTGGCTGGCCGGCGGGGGCGTGAAGGGAGGCATCGCGTACGGCGAGACGGACGAGTTCGGCTACTACGCGACGCAGAACCGCGTCCACATGCACGATCTGCACGCGACGATCCTGCACCAGTTGGGACTGGACCACGAGCGGCTGACGTATCGGTACGCCGGGCGGGATTTCCGGCTGACGGACGTATACGGGGAAGTGGTGCACGACGTGCTGGCGTAGGTGAGGTGCGAGTCTCGAGGGATGAGTCTTGTGAGATGAGTCTTGAGAGACGTAGGGCCGGCGGTTGCCGGGGTCGAGCTATTTTAACAGCGGCCTCGCTTTTCGTGTGCCACCGGCTCCGCCGGTGCGAATGTCGCGCGATGTCATCCTTCCCCGAGGTGCCACGGCTCTGCGAGCCGTGTGCTCACTCGCTGGCGCTTCGTGCTGGTAGTGCGGTCCGCTCTCGCCGGGTGCCATGCTCGCCCCTGCAAGGCGAGCATGCCGCTGGCGTGTCGCTGAGTCCCGAGGCGAGAACAGCTGGGGGCGTCGCCTCACACCGACCACCGGCCACCCGCCGTGCGGAGATGCTCGAGTGGGAACAGACCAAGTGGGGCAGACATTCCTGTCTGCCTTTCGCTCCCTTACGGTCGCGGCTCGTACGTTATGCCCGAGCTCACGCTCGGGGCTCGCCATCGGTGTTGATATGGAGATTCATTCACTCGAGTCTCAGGCCTCTCAGACCACGCCCATCACTTCGCTGCGGTTCGTTCTGAGCGTGCCACGCGGCTGATTGCACTCGCTGGCGCTTCGTGCTGGTATTCGCACGGCTCGCAGAGCCGTGGCACGCATGTGCCCACCGGTCGCAGCCGGTGGGCCTTGAAGCAGGCATGTGGAACGAACCGGATGTCCGCCGGGCTCACTCCTCGGTGTCGTCGGCAGGAGCGTCGTCGGCGGCAGGTGCGTCGCTGGTCGACGGCTCGGACTCCGTTTCCTCTCCGGCTTTGTCTGCGGGGACTTCACCTTCCGCGGTGGCTTCGGCGTCCGTGTCGCTCTCAGGCGGTTCGACCATTCCGTGCGGGTCGGGCGGTCCCATGCTGAGCTCGAGTTCGTCCATCCGCTTGCGGTCCGCTGCGGCCAGGTCCTCCCTGCCCATACGGTCGTACGTTTCCGCACGATTGTGGAGCGCCTGAGCGTGCGTTTCATCCAGCTCGAGAACCTGCGTATAGCTTTCGACCGCCTGCTCGAGCTTGCCGGCGTCGAGCGAAGCGTTGGCATGCTGGAACCACGCCTGCACCGACGATCCCTCGAGTTCGATCGCACGTTCGAAGTCGGCAATGGCCTCGTCGAACCGTCCCATGTCGTGCAGAGCCAGACCACGATTGCGGTACGCCAGCGCGTCGCCGGGGTTCAGCTCGATCGCCTGCGAAAAGCCCTCGGCGGCTTCTTCGTAACGGTCCATGCGCGCCAGCAGTGCAGCCCGGTTGTTGTGGGCCTCGACCATGTCCGGCTGCTTCTCGATGGCGAGTTTGTAGTCGGTCAGGGCCCGATCGAATTCGTTCAGCCGTTCGCGGACGCGGGCCCGCTCGTAGTAGCCGACGGCGTCATCGGGACGAAGCTCGACATACTCGTTGAGCGCCTTGAGCGCGTCCACGTAGAGAGCCTGCTCCATCTTGACCTGACTCTGCTCGAGCAGCAGTTCGGGACCATCCGGTTCCGAACCGCATCCCACTGCGAACGCGACCGTCATCACGGCAACCGCCGTCGCGAGAGAACGCTGGCAGGAGCTGGAGGGGGGAAGAATCCTGGAACGCGAAACCAATGCAGACATTGCACGCACCTCGAATGTCACCTCTGGGCAGCACTGTGGAGTCGTGCCGGTACGGGTATGGAAAACATCTTCCATTGGATTTAGCGAGCCGGGCGGCGTCTGTCCAACGAGCCGGCCAGATCGCACGAGTGTCGACTCCCTCCCCGGCCGGTCGGAGCGGCTGTACGGGGGGCGTCCGATCAGCTCAGCAGCTCGTTGTGAGCCAGACAGTCGCACAGTTCGGCGTAGACGGTCCGCAACTCATCGTGCGACGGCTCGGGACCGGCCCGCCCGAGAATCCGCCGGGACAGGCAGCCCTTCGACAGGATCACCTGCAATGCATCGCGGGCTCCCGGAGGCCAGTCGTCGGTCGGGGCTGTCTCGACCAGGTGCTGCCAGAGTTCGCTGGCGGAAGGCGAGCCGCCGGCGATTCCGAAGTGCCGCAGGTATTCTGCGTCGTCGATGACCGCACCATCCGCTGTGTCGATCGTGGCCAGGAGCACACGTTCAAGTGGCTCGATCGGGACGGACTTCTGGTCCGTCGAGGAGGTCC
This region includes:
- a CDS encoding DUF1553 domain-containing protein is translated as MPARDDLTRRTGRLLLAALLAVAGVVASFRPCMAEELTAQQRDFFETKIRPVLVKHCYECHSAESEAVKGGLLVDHAQGLMDGGDSGTALVPGKPDESLLLEAMRYESYEMPPDQRLPDHILEDFETWIAMGAPDPRTEPTGGVARQTIDIEQGRQFWAFQPPQRHDVPEVANEAWPLTWIDRFILARLEAEGLQPAEDASRERLLRRLSYDLTGLPPTPAELEAFVHDDSPEAIANVIDRLLERPQFGEYWGRHWLDVARYADSNGSDFNATFHNAWRYRDYVIRSFNSDKPFNEFVREQIAGDLLPWESDAQRSDQIVATGFLMLGPKMLSERDKAKLRMDVVDEQIDSVGRAFLGLTLGCARCHDHKFDPIPTRDYYSLAGIFRSTATLDGEIQKYVSNWTRQPLPMEPEHEQALAEFKKQKDALQAQVKEAKDALKLAEAKAAETSARRLGVLVDDAAAVKTGDWKPSTYSPNFIGKGYVHDAKQDKGEKEIRFEATLPEAGEYEVRFAFPGSSGRDSSVPVRVEHADGVAELTVDQSKTAPIERMFLSLGRYRFEAGEKGAVIVSNAGTTDYVVADAAHFLPVAALEELAKDGEAATEAQQALADATKAVKDLEAELKELEKMAPPPAPRALAVREHEEIGDCEICIRGDHHNPGPVAPRGFLQVALFDEPPQFPESQSGRRELADWVADDRNPLTARVIVNRVWKHLIGEGIVRSVDNFGELGDRPSHPELLDRLAIEFMERGWSIKWLVRQIALSRVYQQDSTHRDDAWNRDPDNRLLWRAHRRRVTAESLRDSMLAIAGKLDAAPGGPPVDNLGTLVTQNRADDKGYEQGQSVSRTIYLPIIRNELPALLTAFDFADPDFVTGSRSTTTVPAQALLMLNSPFVRDRAAETAERILSGEAADGYQRIDTAYRLVLSRSAQPHEIERALAFVERDFSTAGDAAATESEAWTQFVQALFATTEFRMLD
- a CDS encoding DUF1501 domain-containing protein, whose amino-acid sequence is MFNQFETSRRAWMKHALAGLGGLAVTEWLNAPATAGSPLEPRAPHHTPRARRVIFLFMHGGPSQVDTFDYKPMLQKKDGEQLPFEQPPNLDAKPVLMKSPWKFARHGESGLWVSELFPHVARHIDDLCVIRSMHSKGTSHGQAVSMLHTGSDNLVRPSVGAWVSYGLGTENDNLPSFVSVAPSSGHGGPRNYGAAFLPAIHQATTIGRQGKLGDPRIDHLGNESLSVEEQRAQLELLQEMNRDHLQRAGRDARIQGAIESYELAFRMQRSAPDVLDLSHESDAVQKLYGIGEKKTDNFGRQCLLARRLVEAGVRFVELSTGNVWDQHGSLKSGHERNSLAVDRPIAGLLTDLKARGMLDDTLVVWGGEFGRTPIVQGSNGRDHNPQGFCVWLAGGGVKGGIAYGETDEFGYYATQNRVHMHDLHATILHQLGLDHERLTYRYAGRDFRLTDVYGEVVHDVLA
- a CDS encoding tetratricopeptide repeat protein: MSALVSRSRILPPSSSCQRSLATAVAVMTVAFAVGCGSEPDGPELLLEQSQVKMEQALYVDALKALNEYVELRPDDAVGYYERARVRERLNEFDRALTDYKLAIEKQPDMVEAHNNRAALLARMDRYEEAAEGFSQAIELNPGDALAYRNRGLALHDMGRFDEAIADFERAIELEGSSVQAWFQHANASLDAGKLEQAVESYTQVLELDETHAQALHNRAETYDRMGREDLAAADRKRMDELELSMGPPDPHGMVEPPESDTDAEATAEGEVPADKAGEETESEPSTSDAPAADDAPADDTEE